A single Kribbella aluminosa DNA region contains:
- a CDS encoding hydroxyacid dehydrogenase gives MSLEPNSAPTVMLAMNADSRARVLVPHVRQRLDAVATVLPAGPGTSFLTDPAVRAALADVDVLLTGWGCPRIGPEVLDAAPKLQAILHAAGSVKAIVDPAAFDRGIQVSSAATANAQPVAEFTVAAIVMAGKRAFRLAAQYRLERRKGDAHGMPGNYGATVGLLGASRIAKMVAERLRAFDLHVLISDPYLTAAEAADLGAELVDNDALFRRSDILSVHAPLLPETEGLVDARLLGLLRDGAALINTARGKIVDSGALLRECAAGRIDAILDVTDPEPLPPDSPLLDLPNVFVTPHVAGAVGNEIARLGELAVGELERLTTGQPLQHAISPAELGRLA, from the coding sequence GTGAGCCTCGAACCGAACTCCGCCCCGACCGTCATGCTGGCGATGAACGCGGACAGCCGCGCCCGCGTCCTGGTCCCGCACGTCCGGCAGCGCCTGGACGCCGTCGCCACCGTGCTGCCGGCCGGCCCCGGCACCAGCTTCCTCACCGACCCCGCCGTACGGGCGGCGCTCGCGGACGTCGACGTCCTGCTCACCGGGTGGGGCTGCCCGCGGATCGGGCCGGAGGTCCTGGACGCGGCGCCGAAGCTGCAGGCGATCCTGCACGCGGCGGGCTCGGTCAAGGCGATCGTCGACCCGGCCGCGTTCGACCGCGGCATCCAGGTCTCGTCGGCGGCCACCGCGAACGCGCAGCCGGTCGCCGAGTTCACGGTCGCGGCGATCGTGATGGCCGGCAAGCGGGCGTTCCGGCTCGCGGCGCAGTACCGGCTGGAGCGGCGCAAGGGCGACGCACACGGGATGCCCGGCAACTACGGCGCCACGGTCGGCCTGCTCGGGGCGTCCCGGATCGCGAAGATGGTCGCCGAGCGGCTGCGGGCGTTCGACCTGCACGTCCTGATCAGCGACCCGTACCTGACCGCGGCCGAGGCGGCCGACCTGGGCGCGGAGCTGGTCGACAACGACGCGCTGTTCCGGCGCAGCGACATCCTGAGCGTGCACGCGCCGCTGCTCCCGGAGACCGAGGGGCTGGTGGACGCCCGCCTGCTCGGGCTGCTGAGGGACGGCGCCGCGCTGATCAACACCGCGCGCGGCAAGATCGTCGACTCCGGGGCGCTGCTCCGCGAGTGCGCCGCCGGCCGGATCGACGCGATCCTCGACGTCACCGACCCGGAGCCGCTGCCGCCGGACTCGCCGCTGCTCGACCTGCCGAACGTCTTCGTCACCCCGCACGTCGCCGGTGCCGTCGGCAACGAGATCGCCCGGCTCGGTGAACTCGCCGTCGGCGAACTCGAACGCCTCACCACCGGCCAGCCCCTGCAACACGCCATCAGCCCCGCCGAACTAGGAAGGCTCGCCTAG
- a CDS encoding DUF2264 domain-containing protein gives MTRLILPDTDRELSRQTGWVRAHWEALADHLLDSLVPFFSPGMSLVELPGRPSRSGTASDALEGFARSFMLAAFRIAGVQGKGCEQLIERYARGVANGANPDHPEAWLRLTPRSQQMVEAAAIAVSLHETREWIWDRLDAKAQQHVAEWLGGFNGSTTHDNNWRLFQVVSEQFLASVGAPYKQEDIDGGLDRIEDWYVGNGWYSDGDGQNFDNYIGWAMHLYPGLWARMAAATPGAQYEDRLKLYKERINLFLQDAQYFVGNDGAPLYQGRSLTYRMAAAAPYWMGAMLDSTPLTPGETRRLCSGIARHFVQHGVPDERGVLTLGWYDTFLPTTQQYSGPGSPYWAAKGFVGLILPPEHPVWSDPEDSIPLDDADQQKAMPEPGWIVHASRHDQVVQLVNHGADHAPVAEPSGAEPAGDPHYNRLAYANHAGPDLSDNEPGIDNLISLVAADGTASGRGRIRRLAVDGRTASSWHKAWLGSEGPWAIEVASVVWNGWEIRCALVDGPEGATVRSAGFAVAGNSLPEATFAPAAAPPEPAEKVGAAHTTSAHTTSPHTTSSHTTSSHTTSAHTTSNSTSPLTTSSSTERRVAPASWARNAEGLLSAVVGLYGYEESGVHRAVGVNPFGAHSATPYLTAQHRGEPLVLVNAVVLTRDTLRPEALAEGIDVSVTGATVRIGLPGGDAEMIELGQSRLTE, from the coding sequence ATGACCCGCCTGATTCTGCCCGACACCGACCGTGAGCTGTCCCGCCAGACCGGATGGGTGCGGGCGCACTGGGAGGCGCTCGCCGATCACCTGCTGGACTCGCTCGTCCCGTTCTTCTCCCCCGGTATGTCGCTCGTCGAGCTGCCGGGCCGCCCGAGCCGGTCCGGTACGGCGTCCGACGCGCTCGAAGGTTTCGCCCGGTCGTTCATGCTGGCCGCTTTCCGGATCGCCGGCGTCCAGGGCAAGGGCTGCGAGCAGCTGATCGAGCGGTACGCGCGTGGTGTCGCGAACGGCGCGAACCCGGACCACCCGGAGGCGTGGCTGCGGCTCACCCCGCGGTCGCAGCAGATGGTCGAGGCGGCCGCGATCGCGGTGTCGCTGCACGAGACCCGGGAGTGGATCTGGGACCGGCTCGACGCGAAGGCGCAGCAGCACGTCGCGGAGTGGCTCGGCGGGTTCAACGGGTCCACGACGCACGACAACAACTGGCGACTGTTCCAGGTCGTCAGCGAGCAGTTCCTCGCGTCCGTCGGAGCGCCGTACAAGCAGGAGGACATCGACGGCGGCCTCGACCGGATCGAGGACTGGTACGTCGGCAACGGGTGGTACTCCGACGGCGACGGGCAGAACTTCGACAACTACATCGGCTGGGCGATGCACCTGTACCCGGGCCTGTGGGCACGGATGGCCGCGGCGACGCCGGGAGCGCAGTACGAGGACCGGCTGAAGCTCTACAAGGAGCGCATCAACCTGTTCCTCCAGGACGCGCAGTACTTCGTCGGGAACGACGGTGCACCGCTGTACCAGGGCCGGTCGCTGACGTACCGGATGGCGGCCGCGGCGCCGTACTGGATGGGCGCGATGCTCGACTCCACGCCACTCACCCCGGGCGAGACACGGCGGCTGTGCTCGGGAATCGCCCGGCACTTCGTGCAGCACGGCGTACCGGACGAGCGGGGCGTGCTCACGCTCGGGTGGTACGACACGTTCCTGCCGACGACGCAGCAGTACTCCGGACCCGGCTCGCCGTACTGGGCGGCGAAGGGGTTCGTCGGGCTGATCCTGCCGCCGGAACATCCGGTGTGGTCAGATCCGGAGGACTCGATCCCGCTCGACGACGCGGATCAGCAGAAGGCGATGCCGGAGCCAGGGTGGATCGTGCATGCCAGCCGGCACGATCAGGTCGTGCAGCTGGTGAACCACGGCGCCGATCACGCGCCGGTGGCGGAGCCTTCCGGCGCCGAGCCGGCCGGCGACCCGCACTACAACCGCTTGGCGTATGCCAACCATGCGGGGCCGGATTTGTCGGACAACGAGCCGGGGATCGACAACCTGATCTCGCTGGTGGCCGCGGACGGTACGGCGAGCGGGCGCGGGCGGATCCGGCGGCTCGCGGTCGACGGGCGTACGGCGTCCTCGTGGCACAAGGCGTGGCTCGGATCCGAAGGCCCGTGGGCGATCGAGGTCGCGTCGGTCGTGTGGAACGGCTGGGAGATCCGCTGCGCCCTGGTCGACGGGCCAGAAGGCGCAACGGTCCGCAGCGCCGGCTTCGCGGTCGCGGGAAACTCCTTGCCCGAAGCAACCTTCGCCCCGGCGGCTGCGCCGCCGGAGCCGGCGGAGAAGGTGGGCGCCGCCCACACCACCTCCGCACACACCACCTCCCCACACACCACCTCCTCACATACCACCTCCTCACATACCACCTCAGCACACACCACCTCCAACTCGACCTCTCCACTCACCACCTCTTCCTCCACCGAGCGGCGGGTAGCGCCGGCTTCTTGGGCGCGGAATGCGGAGGGGTTGTTGTCGGCGGTTGTTGGTTTGTATGGGTATGAGGAGTCCGGCGTGCACCGGGCGGTGGGGGTCAATCCGTTCGGGGCGCACTCGGCGACGCCGTACCTGACTGCTCAGCACCGCGGAGAGCCGCTCGTGCTGGTGAACGCCGTGGTACTCACCCGGGACACGCTCCGTCCGGAGGCGCTTGCCGAAGGCATCGATGTCTCGGTGACCGGCGCCACCGTGCGGATCGGC
- a CDS encoding acyl-CoA thioesterase gives MPESLEDLVELLDLEKIDVDLFRGRQPQTSMQRVFGGQVLGQALAAASRTVDAERVVHSLHGYFLRAGDTSVPIVYRAEPTRDGGTFSSRRVVASQHGRPIFYMSSSFQRPEPGLDHQDPMPDDVVPPEEAPRLATVLEAQSGRPAADWDREWASLDVRLAGVSGRQFWIRAAGKLPDEPALHACVLAYASDLTLLGASLLPHGIVIGDRRIQPASLDHALWFHRPFRADEWLLYDQASPSASGARGFATGRLYTADGRLIASVAQEGLIRPVGLDSDLLT, from the coding sequence ATGCCTGAGTCCTTGGAGGACCTGGTCGAGCTGCTCGACCTGGAGAAGATCGACGTCGACCTGTTCCGCGGCCGGCAGCCGCAGACGTCGATGCAGCGGGTGTTCGGCGGGCAGGTGCTAGGTCAGGCGCTCGCCGCCGCGAGCCGGACCGTCGACGCGGAGCGCGTGGTGCACTCGCTGCACGGGTACTTCCTGCGCGCCGGCGACACGTCCGTACCGATCGTGTACCGCGCGGAGCCGACCCGCGACGGCGGCACGTTCAGCAGCCGCCGGGTGGTCGCGTCCCAGCACGGGAGGCCGATCTTCTACATGTCGTCGTCGTTCCAGCGCCCGGAGCCCGGTCTCGACCACCAGGACCCGATGCCGGACGACGTCGTACCGCCGGAAGAGGCGCCCCGACTCGCGACGGTCCTGGAAGCCCAGAGCGGCCGGCCCGCCGCGGACTGGGACCGCGAGTGGGCGTCCCTCGACGTACGGCTGGCAGGTGTCAGCGGCCGGCAGTTCTGGATCCGCGCCGCCGGCAAGCTCCCCGACGAGCCCGCGCTGCATGCGTGTGTGCTCGCCTACGCAAGCGACCTGACCCTGCTCGGCGCGAGCCTTCTGCCACACGGCATCGTGATCGGCGACCGCCGGATCCAGCCCGCCTCGCTCGACCACGCACTGTGGTTCCACCGCCCGTTCCGCGCCGACGAATGGCTGCTGTACGACCAGGCGTCGCCGTCGGCCTCCGGAGCCCGGGGCTTCGCCACTGGCCGCCTCTACACCGCCGACGGCCGCCTGATCGCCTCGGTCGCGCAGGAGGGACTGATTCGTCCGGTCGGGCTGGACTCCGATCTGCTAACTTAG
- a CDS encoding proteasome assembly chaperone family protein → MLRPDDLYEIVDESVATGPAATPKVMVHSLDGFMDAGQAGRVTADHLLEVLDHRLLARFDVDLLHDYRARRPEVTFAEDRFTDYTPQHLSLHLVTDDAGVDFLLLEGVEPDNHWDRFAGAVRQLVELYNVTLTVGVHGIPMGVPHTRPLGLTAHATRPELVTRSNIWDGEMRLPASAGTMLQVRLGEAGKDAMGFAVHVPHYLAENRFPGAALALVHAISAATGLLLPSKALLDEAAVTGRLVDEQVDASDDASAVVKALETQYDAAAGSLSRKSLLADSTPSADELGAEVEQFLAGLNREDDK, encoded by the coding sequence ATGCTGCGACCGGACGACCTCTACGAGATCGTCGACGAGTCGGTGGCGACCGGCCCGGCGGCGACGCCGAAGGTCATGGTGCACTCGCTGGACGGATTCATGGACGCCGGCCAGGCCGGACGCGTGACCGCCGACCACCTGCTCGAGGTGCTGGACCACCGGTTGCTGGCGCGGTTCGACGTCGACCTGCTGCACGACTACCGCGCCCGCCGGCCCGAGGTGACGTTCGCCGAGGACCGGTTCACCGACTACACACCACAGCACCTCTCGCTGCACCTGGTGACGGACGACGCCGGTGTGGACTTCCTGTTGCTCGAGGGCGTCGAGCCGGACAACCACTGGGACCGGTTCGCCGGTGCGGTCCGGCAGCTCGTCGAGCTCTACAACGTGACGCTGACCGTCGGTGTGCACGGCATCCCGATGGGGGTTCCGCACACCCGTCCGCTCGGACTGACCGCGCACGCGACCCGGCCCGAGCTGGTCACCCGGTCGAACATCTGGGACGGCGAGATGCGGCTGCCGGCGAGCGCCGGGACCATGCTGCAGGTCCGCCTCGGCGAGGCCGGCAAGGACGCGATGGGCTTCGCCGTCCACGTCCCGCACTACCTGGCCGAGAACCGGTTCCCGGGTGCCGCGCTGGCGCTGGTGCACGCGATCTCCGCGGCGACGGGCCTGCTGCTCCCTAGCAAGGCCCTGCTCGACGAGGCCGCGGTCACCGGCCGCCTGGTCGACGAGCAGGTCGATGCCTCCGACGACGCCAGCGCAGTCGTGAAGGCCCTCGAGACGCAGTACGACGCCGCCGCCGGCTCGCTCAGCCGCAAGAGTCTCCTCGCCGACTCCACCCCCTCTGCCGACGAACTAGGCGCCGAGGTCGAACAGTTCCTCGCCGGCCTCAACCGCGAGGACGACAAGTAG